TATCCTCGCCCGCCATATCCTCACGAAGGAAGGAGTCATGATTAAATGAAGAACAAGACCTATGAGATGATTGCCAAGCGCGCCGCCATGGCATTAGCCGGGAGCAGAATCGTGAACCTCGGGATTGGGATTCCCACTCTAGTTGCGGACTACTTAGATGATGATGCTGTTTGTCTACATACCGAAAACGGGCTGCTTGGTGTGACGAAGGTTGATGCTGACCAAATCGATCCGAATCTAGTGAATGCGGGCAAGCTGCCTGTAGGTGAAGGAATTGGTTCAAGCTTCTTCCACAGCGCGGATTCCTTCGGGATGATTCGGGGCGGACATGTCGATGTCGCTGTATTAGGTGCCTTGCAGGTCGACCAATGCGGGCGGATTGCGAATTGGGCAGTACCAGGCCAAAGCATCTTGGGCGTAGGCGGTGCGATGGATTTGCTTGCTGGGGCCAAGTCCGTGATCGTCACGATGACCCACACCGCCAAGAATGGGGCCAGCAAGCTCGTGAAGGAATGTAATTATCCGCTCAGCGGACGGCGGAATGCTGATTTGATCATTACGGATTTGGCGGTGTTCGCCGTGAAAGAAGAAAGCTTGCATCTGATTGAGCTGATGCCAGACGTTGATTTAGAACACGTACAGAATAAAACCGAAGCAGATTTTACGGTTGATTTGG
This genomic window from Pradoshia eiseniae contains:
- a CDS encoding 3-oxoacid CoA-transferase subunit B — encoded protein: MKNKTYEMIAKRAAMALAGSRIVNLGIGIPTLVADYLDDDAVCLHTENGLLGVTKVDADQIDPNLVNAGKLPVGEGIGSSFFHSADSFGMIRGGHVDVAVLGALQVDQCGRIANWAVPGQSILGVGGAMDLLAGAKSVIVTMTHTAKNGASKLVKECNYPLSGRRNADLIITDLAVFAVKEESLHLIELMPDVDLEHVQNKTEADFTVDLAGD